The following are from one region of the Osmerus mordax isolate fOsmMor3 chromosome 1, fOsmMor3.pri, whole genome shotgun sequence genome:
- the si:ch1073-335m2.2 gene encoding msx2-interacting protein isoform X2 — protein sequence MVRETRHLWVGNLPEHVREEKIVEHFKRYGRVESVKVLRKRGSEGGVAAFVDFVDIKSAQKAHNAVNKMGDRDLRTDYNEPGSVPSAVRGLEDNPPSSSHGRDVAGFSRGAVGPVFGPPVSLHSREGRYERRIDGTSDSRERAYDHSPYGHHERGGTFDRQRHYNADYYRDRSMFAAGPGPGGSAISGSFDTPEPHFEPRIRDPFTLTSGSRRDLYREDRGRRVDRTYHHRRSRSSHSSQSRHPSPQRTTGQTPKAPNSPKRAPLSPGRTPHSRSHSRSSSSDSVSSTSSTGSGSDSNSSSSDGSRARSVQSSATHGPPSQPSMGLDTDEPRRSFGIRVQNLPVRSTDTSLKDGLFHEFKKHGKVTSVQIHGASEERYGLVFFRQQEDQEKALTVSKGKLFFGMLIEVTAWNGPETESENEFRPLDGRIDEFHPKATRTLFIGNLEKTTSYQQLLDIFQRFGEIVDIDIKKVNGVPQYAFVQYSDIASVCKAIKKMDGEYLGSNRLKLGFGKSMPTTCVWLDGLASNITDQYLTRHFCRYGHVVKVVFDRLKGMALVLYNNTDFAQAAVRETKGWKIGGNKIKVDFASQESQMAFYRSMQASGQDIREIRDIYEIPTERREERRPPYHEFTAERAYYENVRTPGVYPEDPRRDYPARSRERFTELEHYQGDHFDPRFHEDPREYRDYRDPFEQDIRKYTYIQRERERERERFEADRGRWSPSHGRRPITPAVSPSPSERVPRDSERRVYSQSSERSGSCSSLSPPHFDKADKTPLEHGAKTDRLDKDTQPAPAERGPGAEKSKRGRRKEKADKEKGEKIKLRKGKVQSPSVPPTETELETSLEAGFGRGKVSDQDSIERQRYKGDSDPSTNQTASTSRYDPLKSERLDMVKAEGVEVDGKSRSKKHQKADVGNDGKDVSVDSDRLAARKRRFGDASGKTIRQKRSRLEDEDGNQIPDFGPSTAVDSDGKLKDPQRRDSRSKTERMVFLSSHKEGQDSGARGQGEPSEGPIEPVDLNRLPGNITSRRYSHEGSVDQETKDQEQHAVFKYGAPTTDNDKSGKEREEHVDIDLSQSYRKQMEQNRRLHQQLQESDKSEKPGSPLGVETDDLEPRSLVHEVGKPPQDVTDNFPSHKLKKLDQFDMQDASSKKERVYRRQKSEDPEWNSTTPLGLQHFSHHADDEFADFSHLREVKAEDKVHPDLELADKRAHTTQISKPSTPLHGSDEDQQKRWESRVKQDLLPDLNFSRSLGKNLHNRKRLEYGIGHDLEPGEVRSDSEEDRENKPHSPMPSTSVPFSERPRGDRFSDPKLATLERNKFYSFALDQTITPDTKALLERAKCLSSSREDNWSFLDYDSHFAGLRSQKDIEKVEPTPRPTPSWYMKKKKIRSGSEDKVDDRKEEPKPEEHERRELFASRFLHSSIFEQDSRRLQHLERRHEDPEHGQSQQTGQQGTADTQPDSEPVVLFHSRFLELTRLQQQKGKDQLQQEVKRGNLVDENKTEKPIDQEPQPLQVPKVAEPLLEPDIKPVSPAEEPPLVLNLGVSLAPKEMSPQDEKRVIRSPSPDILPVSMVKEENKYNKQQSSTPPYPQVEIPPPAAEGVVAPEPAPPPGKFKSSPSEEKSEDVTPVVKSLMVESPCDIDGGTQEASVSGSEPELEPGLEQATSELTELKVPSLPDTAEEMDVSKSEESYTAKTETHSDTENKLDQDKVPVYVEASEEPVSPPQKTKNKKSKSSPIQVAPAPFTSVSSTEKPVTRKSERIDKEKLKRASSPRGESSKISSDSKSTAKSPIHGADCEQGSEQSISTGRARRRNVKSVYATPLDDETRTGKDASESPRSARKRGGDKDAPPQQNEEQDSLVPNTSKRGRPPKNRRQGYDASSRKGDRSKMDTKDIDSNESESGEKIPKASKGRHSPYAYKGSGQVAQSGSSKGEKSDIPDDVQQQTDISEDDSLAPQDPLVSKDNSSLHDVTKKEEKVKQLVTDKKDQDKDKNNPPEDEAFGSVSSEKGVEALVIDEQPSLEDKKTVKGKSAKLTRTPKSPVLKNLKIRLNVTEVKDLLQLGDDEAGNQDDYLKKTKPSDSNDQLLECSQSKEESPSNEDNEEEMPDAQPPLDPSQELELVQAVENIAKLTGPTLPTDPHPPTPPVPATEVKCDTEEEKPNNPASENELMAAIDSITAEEATVPLAQDPVIAPAAVESDSEMNASFQPVKGIEPTIQTSSSPGEAPFPNTPKKNLKGRAKTPKRPKSQKPSKKEPSKESLSEPESSSIATSDSTSSNTQTIVECHSSSAGVITATSWKPEPEPLVAKVADGTAESKVLPVEPPQHIKPVYPSTKSPNCPKPQQPPPECISPSLSPPPSRPSVRPLQPSRIPVSPPDWRSQSKDTGFLSAVLPGPFENQSPPSDHEGLDPDHNTSDLRRILIKNKNVSLPGISSLSGNLAIPTPNNPHISENTTQPTTLVAVPNKIPLAESRLPTHPAQPIVRPPASLPSPETKSVVSVIASTATSVISRVCNPPDLEEKGNATGANPGMEMQLPKPTYRSSMEDGGSYHGPSVGEEGGSAGRFLVESSTLSTGSNPGLRVNTSEGVVVLSHSGQKREGPLRLFAKISQIPPATAVDMESQQLVSMPQIKQEMYTHPQSSTPKCPPTSADHGHPAKTQQAVSSIKQENTGLEKMESHYQPGTQGGVVKRLQQAVGGQQVIGYHHSDFTMLLKHPKKVEGADALNSDGGKLSWTSAISPAISPHLPSPAGNHVGFVSATAGDRTPSHLSGVKQEPRSPRKSAHPHSPFSSQIGSSSPKGIPVMLTSGLPTMQQYVTSVHHPEQSVIMPPHSAHGALGRMSPHRGAQNIPMAHLVQGEVRVNTPPLSAMSFGIHGEPLASPWSGPMQQRPTSPQTVGRDMVLKVNPGTVRSHDGEQEDPRRFHPAAGRPSATQVKPETMQPDPRAALRSGMQMDQYITSPRDVRVVMHHPQGERAGPEPHAGGHVQETLPPSSTSSSIASSMSPRAHLLSKGVSEKDGPKPLDAKRPHSPSKDGMMGIRTPVSAIASPQRVQLMGSGTGSSFPEYSTIYSNTRGIHSQVTDSSTVGIQAPVNITSALGGEHSQAQTGHQPVNMVQLLTKYPIVWQGLLALKNDTAAVQLHFVCGNKALAVRSLPPPLPEGGQLLRIVQRMRLEASQLEGVARRMTGESEFCLLLALPCGRDQDDVLNQTQTLKAAFINYLQAKLAAGIINVPNPGSNQPAYVLQIFPPCEFSESHLSRLAPDLLNRISSISPHLMIVITTV from the exons CTATGGACGTGTCGAGAGTGTTAAGGTTCTTCGGAAGCGGGGTTCCGAGGGTGGCGTTGCGGCCTTTGTGGATTTTGTGGATATCAAAAGTGCACAGAAGGCTCACAATGCTGTCAACAAGATGGGGGACAGGGACCTACGCACTGACTACAATGAACCAGGGTCTGTTCCTAGTGCTGTTCGGGGCCTGGAAGACAACCCGCCTTCTAGCAGTCATGGACGGGACGTAGCAGGATTCTCTAGGGGGGCAGTGGGTCCAGTGTTTGgccctcctgtgtctctccacTCCAGAGAGGGACGTTATGAACGGAGAATAGACGG GACCTCGGACAGCCGGGAGCGTGCGTATGATCACAGCCCTTACGGACATCATGAACGTGGTGGCACTTTTGACAGGCAGCGTCACTACAATGCAGACTATTATCGCGATCGTTCCATGTTTGCAGCTGGCCCGGGCCCTGGGGGCAGCGCTATCAGTGGGAGCTTTGACACCCCGGAGCCCCATTTCGAGCCCAGAATCCGAGACCCTTTTACTTTGACCAGTGGTTCGCGTCGTGACCTCTATAGAGAAGACAGGGGGCGCCGAGTGGACAGAACTTACCATCACCGCCGTAGTCGCTCGTCTCATTCCTCACAGTCTAGACACCCTTCCCCTCAAAGGACCACGGGACAGACACCCAAAGCCCCCAATTCCCCCAAAAGAGCCCCCCTTTCCCCGGGGAGAACTCCACACTCTCGCTCCCACAGTCGGTCATCTAGTTCCGATTCGGTCAGCAGCACGAGCAGCACGGGCAGTGGCAG CGATTCAAACAGCAGTTCAAGTGATGGTTCTCGTGCTCGTTCGGTACAGTCCTCTGCCACACATggccctccctctcagccttcCATGGGTCTGGATACAGATGAACCACGCCGAAGCTTTGGAATAAGGGTGCAGAACCTTCCAGTGCGCTCCACAG acaCTAGTTTGAAAGATGGACTCTTCCATGAGTTCAAGAAACACGGGAAAGTGACATCGGTGCAGATCCATGGGGCCTCTGAGGAGCGATATGGCCTTGTGTTCTTCAGGCAGCAGGAGGACCAGGAGAAGGCTCTCACTGTCTCCAAAGGAAAACTTTTCTTTGGCATGCTCATCGAGGTCACTGCCTGGAATGGCCCTG AAACCGAGAGTGAGAATGAATTTAGGCCTTTGGATGGACGGATCGATGAGTTCCACCCTAAGGCCACAAGGACCCTGTTTATAGGGAATCTGGAGAAGACTACCAGTTACCAACAGCTCCTTGACATCTTCCAACGCTTTGGAGAAATTGTG GACATTGACATTAAAAAAGTCAATGGTGTTCCTCAATACGCCTTTGTGCAGTACTCTGATATTGCCAGCGTTTGCAAAGCTATTaagaagatggatggagagtaTCTGGGAAGCAACAGGCTCAAG CTGGGGTTTGGGAAGAGCATGCCTACGACATGCGTCTGGCTCGATGGGTTGGCGTCTAACATCACTGACCAGTACCTCACACGCCATTTCTGCCGTTATGGACATGTAGTTAAG gTTGTGTTTGACAGATTGAAAGGGATGGCTCTTGTCTTGTACAACAACACTGACTTTGCACAAGCAGCCGTCCGAGAGACCAAAGGATGGAAAATTGGTGGTAACAAAATAAAG GTGGATTTTGCCAGTCAAGAGAGTCAGATGGCGTTCTATCGCTCTATGCAGGCCTCAGGGCAAGACATCAGAGAAATCAGAGACATCTATGAAATCCCAACTGAAAGAAG AGAGGAACGTAGACCTCCATACCACGAGTTCACAGCTGAAAGAGCTTACTATGAGAATGTTCGCACCCCTGGAGTCTACCCAGAAGACCCCAGGCGAGACTATCCTGCCCGCAGTAGAGAACGTTTTACTGAACTGGAGCATTACCAGGGGGATCACTTTGACCCACGGTTCCACGAAGATCCCAGGGAGTACAGGGACTATCGAGATCCTTTCGAGCAAGACATCCGAAAATACACGtacattcagagagagagagaaagggagcggGAACGTTTTGAGGCTGACCGTGGCAGGTGGAGCCCCTCTCACGGACGACGTCCAATCACTCCTGCCGTTTCCCCTTCGCCATCGGAGCGCGTCCCCAGAGATTCTGAACGACGGGTCTACAGCCAGTCCTCTGAGAGAAGTGGCAGTTGCAGCTCCCTCTCACCACCACACTTTGACAAAGCTGACAAGACTCCACTGGAACATGGCGCCAAGACTGATCGGTTGGATAAGGACACACAACCGGCCCCGGCTGAACGTGGCCCTGGAGCTGAGAAAAGCAAACGTGGACGGCGGAAGGAGAAAGCTGACAAAGAGAAGGGTGAGAAGATTAAATTGAGAAAGGGAAAGGTTCAATCTCCCAGTGTCCCACCTACCGAGACAGAGTTGGAGACTAGCCTTGAAGCGGGTTTTGGAAGGGGAAAGGTTTCAGACCAGGACAGCATCGAGAGGCAGCGATATAAAGGGGATAGTGATCCTTCTACAAATCAGACGGCGTCAACATCTCGCTATGATCCTCTTAAAAGTGAGAGACTTGACATGGTAAAGGCTGAGGGTGTAGAGGTGGATGGAAAAAGTAGATCCAAGAAACACCAAAAAGCCGACGTAGGAAATGATGGGAAAGACGTATCTGTAGATTCTGATCGCCTTGCAGCAAGAAAAAGGCGTTTTGGAGATGCCAGTGGAAAGACCATCAGACAAAAAAGGAGTAGATTGGAGGATGAAGATGGGAATCAAATTCCAGATTTTGGACCTAGCACTGCAGTTGATAGTGACGGCAAGCTAAAAGATCCACAGCGGAGAGATTCTCGGTCCaaaaccgaaaggatggtgttTCTCAGCAGTCACAAGGAAGGACAAGATTCTGGGGCCAGAGGACAGGGAGAACCGTCAGAGGGGCCCATTGAGCCGGTGGACTTGAACCGCCTTCCAGGGAACATTACATCCAGAAGGTATTCCCACGAGGGCAGCGTGGACCAGGAGACTAAAGATCAAGAACAACACGCCGTTTTCAAATACGGTGCACCGACAACGGACAACGACAAAAGTGGAAAGGAACGGGAAGAGCATGTGGATATTGACCTGTCTCAGAGTTACCGGAAACAAATGGAGCAAAATAGAAGGCTCCACCAACAGCTGCAGGAGTCTGACAAATCAGAGAAACCTGGAAGTCCACTAGGTGTGGAAACTGATGATCTTGAGCCCCGAAGTCTTGTGCATGAAGTGGGTAAACCACCTCAAGATGTAACGGATAATTTCCCATCTCATAAACTTAAAAAACTAGATCAGTTTGACATGCAGGATGCAAGTAGTAAGAAGGAGCGTGTCTATCGGAGACAGAAAAGTGAGGATCCTGAGTGGAACAGCACAACCCCTCTGGGATTGCAGCACTTTTCCCACCATGCAGATGATGAATTTGCTGATTTTTCACACCTCAGGGAAGTTAAAGCTGAGGATAAAGTACATCCAGACTTGGAGCTAGCAGACAAACGGGCGCATACCACTCAAATATCCAAGCCAAGCACTCCTCTGCATGGAAGTGATGAAGACCAGCAAAAGCGCTGGGAGAGCCGAGTCAAGCAAGATCTGTTACCTGACTTGAACTTCAGCAGAAGTCTTGGGAAAAACCTGCATAATCGTAAACGGTTGGAGTATGGAATCGGACATGATTTGGAACCTGGGGAAGTACGATCTGACtcagaagaagacagagagaacaaaCCGCACTCTCCAATGCCCTCTACATCGGTGCCTTTCTCCGAGAGGCCTAGGGGTGACAGATTTTCAGATCCCAAGCTAGCCACCCTGGAGAGGAACAAGTTCTACTCCTTTGCACTTGACCAGACCATCACACCAGATACAAAGGCGCTGTTGGAGCGTGCTAAATGCCTGTCCTCCTCAAGGGAAGATAACTGGTCTTTCTTGGACTATGATTCTCACTTTGCGGGTTTGCGTAGCCAAAAGGATATTGAGAAGGTGGAACCAACACCACGACCTACACCTTCTTGGTacatgaagaaaaagaaaattcgCAGTGGGTCTGAAGACAAAGTAGATGATAGAAAGGAAGAACCTAAGCCAGAAGAGCACGAACGCAGGGAGTTGTTTGCTTCCCGTTTCCTTCACAGCTCAATCTTTGAGCAGGATTCTAGACGCCTGCAGCACCTAGAAAGAAGGCATGAGGACCCAGAGCATGGCCAGAGCCAACAAACTGGTCAACAAGGCAcggcagacacacagccagactcTGAGCCAGTTGTCCTGTTCCATAGTCGGTTTTTGGAGCTTACACGACTGCAGCAACAAAAGGGGAAGGACCAACTGCAACAAGAAGTTAAAAGGGGAAATCTTGTCGATGAGAATAAAACTGAAAAACCAATTGATCAAGAACCGCAACCTCTGCAGGTACCTAAAGTGGCAGAGCCCCTTTTGGAGCCAGATATCAAACCTGTTAGCCCTGCAGAGGAGCCGCCCCTTGTGCTCAATTTAGGCGTTTCACTTGCACCTAAGGAGATGTCTCCACAGGATGAAAAACGTGTCATTAGAAGTCCATCTCCAGATATATTACCAGTATCTATGGTTAAGGAAGAGAACaaatacaacaaacaacaaTCGTCAACCCCACCCTACCCACAAGTTGAGATTCCACCTCCTGCAGCTGAGGGTGTTGTAGCCCCTGagccagctcctccaccaggcAAATTTAAATCTTCACCAAGTGAGGAGAAATCTGAAGATGTGACTCCAGTTGTAAAATCCCTTATGGTTGAATCGCCCTGTGACATTGATGGTGGTACTCAAGAAGCGTCAGTAAGCGGTTCTGAACCAGAGCTAGAGCCAGGACTTGAGCAAGCCACATCTGAACTAACTGAACTGAAAGTTCCTTCACTTCCTGACACTGCTGAGGAGATGGATGTTTCGAAATCTGAGGAGTCTTACACTGCCAAAACAGAAACCCACTCTGATACGGAAAATAAACTTGATCAAGATAAAGTGCCTGTTTACGTTGAAGCAAGCGAAGAACCAGTCTCGCCTCCTCAGAAGACTAAAAACAAAAAGAGTAAGTCATCCCCTATTCAAGTTGCTCCTGCTCCTTTTACCTCTGTATCTAGTACTGAGAAACCTGTCACACGAAAGAGTGAACGCATTGATAAAGAAAAGCTCAAACGAGCATCATCGCCAAGAGGAGAGTCTTCAAAGATCAGTTCTGACTCTAAATCCACAGCCAAGTCTCCAATCCACGGAGCAGACTGTGAGCAAGGCTCAGAGCAGAGCATATCAACTGGACGAGCAAGGCGTAGAAATGTTAAATCTGTCTATGCAACCCCACTTGACGATGAGACACGAACAGGAAAGGACGCATCGGAGTCACCACGTTCTGCACGGAAACGTGGTGGTGATAAGGATGCACCACCGCAGCAAAATGAAGAGCAGGATTCCCTTGTTCCGAACACCTCGAAAAGGGGACGTCCGCCCAAGAATCGAAGACAGGGGTATGACGCTTCTTCAAGAAAAGGTGATAGATCAAAAATGGACACCAAAGACATTGACTCAAATGAATCAGAGAGTGGGGAAAAAATCCCTAAAGCCTCGAAAGGTCGTCATTCTCCATATGCCTACAAAGGGTCAGGTCAAGTAGCCCAATCCGGAAGCAGTAAAGGAGAAAAATCTGATATTCCTGATGATGTTCAACAGCAGACAGATATTTCCGAGGATGACAGTTTGGCTCCACAAGATCCTTTGGTGTCTAAAGACAATTCATCTCTACACGATGTgacaaagaaagaagagaaagtcAAGCAACTGGTAACAGATAAAAAGGATCAAGACAAAGACAAGAATAACCCACCTGAAGACGAGGCGTTTGGATCTGTATCAAGTGAGAAAGGGGTCGAGGCCCTAGTTATAGATGAACAGCCCTCTTTGGAAGACAAGAAAACTGTTAAAGGAAAATCTGCCAAGTTGACACGGACCCCAAAGTCTCCAGTTCTCAAGAACTTAAAAATTAGACTGAATGTCACAGAGGTGAAAGATTTACTTCAGTTAGGAGATGACGAGGCAGGAAACCAAGACGATTACTTAAAAAAGACCAAACCAAGCGACTCAAATGACCAGCTTCTAGAGTGTAGTCAGAGTAAGGAAGAGAGTCCCAGTAATGAGGACAATGAAGAGGAAATGCCAGATGCTCAGCCTCCCTTGGATCCCTCTCAAGAACTAGAGCTGGTCCAAGCTGTGGAGAACATTGCTAAACTTACAGGTCCAACCCTACCTACagacccacacccccccactccaccaGTCCCCGCTACAGAAGTGAAATGTGACACGGAGGAGGAAAAACCAAACAATCCTGCCAGTGAGAACGAACTAATGGCTGCCATTGATTCAATTACTGCCGAGGAGGCAACTGTTCCTTTGGCTCAAGATCCAGTGATTGCTCCTGCTGCTGTAGAGTCAGATTCGGAAATGAATGCCTCCTTCCAGCCAGTcaagggaatcgaaccaacaataCAAACATCCTCTTCTCCGGGTGAGGCTCCTTTCCCTAATACGCCCAAGAAAAATTTAAAGGGGCGAGCAAAAACACCCAAACGGCCAAAAAGCCAAAAGCCAAGCAAAAAGGAACCCAGCAAAGAGAGCTTGTCAGAACCTGAGAGCTCCTCCATCGCAACATCTGACAGCACATCCTCCAACACTCAGACCATAGTAGAATGTCATTCGTCATCTGCTGGTGTCATTACAGCCACGTCTTGGAAGCCAGAACCTGAACCATTGGTTGCCAAGGTTGCAGATGGGACAGCAGAATCAAAAGTATTACCTGTAGAGCCACCTCAACATAtcaaacccgtctacccttctACTAAAAGTCCTAACTGTCCCAAACCTCAACAACCACCCCCTGAGTGCATCTCACCCTCGTTGTCTCCACCCCCTAGCCGACCAAGTGTCAGGCCTCTACAGCCAAGTAGGATCCCAGTTTCTCCACCAGATTGGCGCAGCCAGTCAAAAGACACAGGGTTCCTATCTGCAGTGTTACCAGGCCCCTTTGAAAATCAGTCGCCTCCCTCTGACCATGAAGGCTTGGATCCTGATCATAACACAAGTGACTTAAGACGCATTctaattaaaaataaaaatgtttcacTTCCAGGAATCAGTTCCCTTTCTGGCAATTTGGCAATCCCCACCCCTAATAATCCACACATATCTGAAAACACTACTCAACCAACTACACTGGTTGCTGTGCCAAATAAAATCCCACTAGCAGAAAGTAGACTACCAACTCATCCAGCTCAGCCTATAGTCCgaccccctgcctccctaccATCTCCTGAGACAAAGTCAGTTGTATCTGTCATTGCGTCCACTGCCACTTCTGTCATCAGCCGTGTTTGCAATCCTCCTGATTTGGAAGAAAAGGGGAATGCCACTGGAGCAAATCCCGGTATGGAAATGCAACTTCCCAAACCGACCTACCGATCCAGCATGGAGGATGGTGGTTCCTACCATGGCCCATCAGtcggtgaggaggggggaagcgCTGGGCGTTTTTTGGTTGAGAGCTCCACTCTTAGTACTGGATCAAACCCAGGGCTAAGAGTGAACACCTCAGAAGGTGTGGTAGTTTTGAGTCACTCTGGGCAAAAAAGGGAAGGCCCTCTTCGCCTCTTTGCGAAAATAAGCCAGATCCCACCTGCAACGGCAGTTGACATGGAATCTCAGCAGCTTGTATCAATGCCCCAAATAAAACAGGAAATGTATACCCACCCACAGTCAAGCACTCCGAAGTGTCCTCCAACGTCAGCAGACCATGGTCACCCGGCTAAGACACAGCAGGCCGTGTCCTCcataaaacaagaaaacacaggTTTGGAAAAGATGGAGTCTCACTACCAGCCTGGGACTCAAGGAGGAGTTGTAAAGCGGCTTCAGCAAGCAGTTGGAGGCCAACAGGTGATTGGATACCATCATTCAGACTTTACCATGTTGCTAAAGCATCCAAAGAAAGTAGAAGGAGCAGATGCACTGAATTCTGATGGGGGAAAGCTGTCTTGGACGTCTGCCATAAGTCCAGCAATAAGCCCTCACTTGCCCTCGCCTGCTGGCAACCACGTTGGCTTTGTCTCTGCCACAGCTGGTGACCGAACTCCCTCTCATCTCAGTGGCGTGAAACAGGAGCCCCGTTCTCCACGGAAGTCAGCCCACCCTCATTCTCCGTTCTCGTCTCAGATAGGCTCTTCTTCCCCCAAAGGTATCCCAGTGATGTTAACCTCAGGCCTGCCAACCATGCAGCAGTATGTCACCAGTGTCCACCACCCAGAGCAGTCTGTGATCATGCCTCCTCACAGCGCTCATGGTGCTTTGGGAAGGATGTCTCCCCACCGTGGAGCCCAAAATATTCCCATGGCGCATCTTGTCCAGGGGGAAGTGAGGGTGAACACCCCGCCCCTTTCTGCAATGAGTTTTGGTATCCATGGAGAACCCCTTGCCTCTCCATGGTCAGGCCCGATGCAGCAGCggcccacctccccccagaccGTCGGCAGAGACATGGTGCTGAAGGTAAACCCGGGCACTGTGAGGAGCCATGACGGAGAGCAAGAGGATCCTAGGCGCTTTCATCCGGCTGCTGGGAGGCCATCTGCCACTCAAGTGAAACCAGAGACTATGCAGCCAGATCCCCGTGCAGCTCTGCGCAGCGGCATGCAGATGGACCAGTACATCACGTCACCCAGGGACGTGCGTGTAGTCATGCATCACCCGCAAGGAGAGCGCGCCGGCCCAGAGCCGCACGCGGGGGGACACGTTCAGGAAACACTCCCGCCTTCCTCAACCTCCAGCAGCATTGCCTCGTCCATGTCTCCAAGAGCTCACCTGCTGTCTAAAGGCGTGTCGGAGAAGGATGGACCAAAGCCGCTCGACGCTAAAAGGCCACACTCTCCCAGCAAGGATGGGATGATGGGGATTCGAACCCCTGTGTCAGCTATAGCATCTCCTCAACGGGTTCAACTGATGGGGTCAGGTACAGGAAGCTCCTTTCCAGAATACTCCACCATCTACAGCAACACGAGGGGCATCCATTCTCAAGTCACTGATTCATCTACTGTAGGGATCCAAGCACCTGTCAACATAACATCAGCTCTG GGTGGGGAGCATAGCCAGGCACAAACTGGACACCAGCCTGTCAACATGGTGCAACTTCTTACG AAGTACCCAATTGTGTGGCAAGGCCTGCTGGCGCTGAAAAATGACACAGCTGCTGTCCAACTGCATTTCGTCTGTGGCAACAAAGCCTTGGCTGTGCGGTCACTGCCACCACCACTGCCAGAGGGAGGCCAGTTGCTCCGAATTGTCCAGAGGATGAGACTAGAGGCCTCTCAACTTGAAGGAGTAGCAAGAAGAATGACA GGGGAGAGTGAGTTCTGTCTTCTCCTTGCTCTGCCATGTGGACGAGACCAGGATGATGTCCtgaaccagacccagaccctgaAAGCCGCCTTCATCAACTACCTGCAAGCCAAGTTAGCTGCTGGTATCATCAATGTTCCCAACCCCGGCTCCAATCAG CCTGCCTACGTGTTGCAGATCTTCCCACCTTGCGAGTTTTCAGAGAGCCACTTGTCCCGGCTAGCTCCCGATCTCCTAAACCGGATCTCTAGTATCTCCCCGCACCTCATGATTGTCATCACAACCGTTTAA